In Labrus bergylta chromosome 6, fLabBer1.1, whole genome shotgun sequence, the following proteins share a genomic window:
- the znf648 gene encoding zinc finger protein 648, translating to MKKRGEVDTEQRPFKCTHCHWAFKKLCNLQSHLQTHTGLKPHVCDICGKTYSHQGTLQQHKRLHTGERPYHCPFCDKTYIWSSDYRKHIRTHTGEKPYVCDTCGKDFIRSSDLRKHERNMHTNDKPFPCKHCGKTFNKPLSLKRHERKHLGERPFSCPDCGKTFALASRMAEHQKIHTGVRPFACSVCSKCFTKSSNLFEHEAIHSGERPHKCTECGVAFAMASRLVRHQYIHSKAKPHSCTGCSKNFCQLATLKLHQEQTCAGRIFVCVECNKSFQCATKLAQHMLNHKDKSV from the coding sequence ATGAAAAAGCGCGGTGAGGTCGACACGGAACAGCGTCCCTTCAAGTGCACACACTGCCACTGGGCTTTTAAGAAGCTTTGCAACCTGCAAAGTCACCTACAAACTCACACCGGGCTCAAGCCACATGTGTGTGATATATGTGGCAAGACTTACTCTCACCAGGGCACGCTGCAGCAGCACAAGCGTctacacacaggagagagaccaTACCACTGCCCCTTTTGCGACAAGACTTATATCTGGTCATCAGATTACCGTAAGCATATCCGCACTCACACGGGTGAAAAGCCCTATGTCTGTGACACCTGTGGGAAGGATTTCATTCGCTCCTCTGACCTGCGAAAGCACGAGCGGAACATGCATACCAATGACAAGCCGTTCCCGTGCAAGCACTGTGGCAAGACCTTCAATAAACCCCTCTCTCTGAAGCGACATGAGCGGAAGCACCTGGGAGAGAGGCCCTTCTCCTGCCCTGACTGCGGGAAGACCTTTGCCCTGGCCAGTCGCATGGCAGAGCACCAGAAGATCCACACAGGAGTGCGTCCGTTTGCCTGCTCGGTGTGCTCCAAGTGTTTCACAAAGTCCTCCAACTTGTTTGAACACGAGGCCATTCACAGCGGTGAACGGCCTCACAAGTGTACAGAGTGCGGCGTGGCGTTCGCTATGGCCTCGCGCCTCGTCCGTCACCAGTACATCCACAGTAAAGCGAAACCACATAGCTGCACTGGCTGCAGCAAGAACTTTTGCCAGTTAGCCACACTGAAGCTCCACCAGGAGCAAACGTGTGCCGGAAGGATATTTGTCTGTGTTGAGTGCAACAAATCCTTCCAATGTGCAACAAAGCTTGCACAGCACATGCTGAACCACAAGGACAAGAGTGTCTGA